From Oxobacter pfennigii, a single genomic window includes:
- a CDS encoding TetR/AcrR family transcriptional regulator: MNGHSRQKTRNQIEEWMMSALLLLMKEKPFREIKITEVVDRAQLARCTFYRYYKSKEELLMRCCESIFEELAASMFMGDHHTFYRTALAYFSFWLEHREFFDLLQESNMLYFFMQSHDELMFRVAKEVKPENAEKGGFDFSPKVRYHFFFGMGGFWGMANRWLLHGCKESPEELAQYVVAYLVESYELEPGCQYYDKHKAYPYAPCYIRLENEF, translated from the coding sequence ATGAACGGACATTCAAGACAAAAAACGCGAAATCAAATTGAGGAGTGGATGATGAGCGCGCTTCTTTTATTGATGAAAGAAAAGCCGTTCCGAGAGATTAAGATCACGGAAGTCGTGGATCGCGCTCAACTGGCCCGGTGTACCTTTTATCGTTATTACAAAAGCAAAGAAGAACTTCTCATGCGCTGCTGTGAATCTATATTTGAAGAACTTGCGGCGAGCATGTTTATGGGGGATCACCATACATTTTATAGAACAGCTTTGGCATACTTTTCTTTCTGGCTGGAACATCGGGAATTTTTTGATCTCCTTCAGGAAAGCAACATGCTTTATTTTTTCATGCAAAGCCATGACGAATTGATGTTCCGCGTAGCAAAGGAAGTCAAACCGGAAAATGCAGAAAAAGGTGGGTTTGACTTTTCACCAAAAGTACGGTATCACTTTTTCTTTGGTATGGGTGGATTTTGGGGAATGGCCAATCGCTGGCTTCTGCATGGCTGCAAGGAATCTCCAGAAGAATTAGCGCAATATGTCGTGGCATATCTCGTAGAATCCTACGAATTAGAGCCGGGATGCCAATATTATGATAAGCATAAAGCGTATCCATACGCTCCCTGTTATATTAGGTTGGAAAATGAATTTTAA
- a CDS encoding PLP-dependent aminotransferase family protein gives MSVNSFDNYPLAWKPEKEKLKQPYFKALAEDLENRIKRGILKPGTKLPPQREIADYLNLNYTTITRVYEICKKKGLVYGAAGKGTFVSPHSSENITITASNLTDGCIEMGAVNGFSEYTELTERATRAVVEKGYLRNLYEYTHPAGQPHQLAAGIRWMEQLGVHTDNEHTAIFAGAQNAITVALVSLFSPGDKIATDQYTYSNLIELAKLLHIVLVPIRGDKNGMCPDDLKRQCGTNKMKGIYLMPSCANPTTIVISKERREELAAVIRKHRLILIEDDVSAWMPTSIGNMLPSMFDLLAGQSIYICGMTKNLCPGLRIAYMTFAECFRQEILHGLFNINVKTSSLDAEIITELILNGDAYKIAEHKHSLTERACALFAKYFPECWKEHGKISYYQWMPIEIEKPFRDIEEDFISQGIRVYHSERFAVAKNQGHNFLRVTLCSAGSMRKLEKGLQILKSCLD, from the coding sequence ATGTCTGTCAACTCATTTGATAATTACCCCCTGGCATGGAAGCCAGAGAAAGAGAAATTAAAGCAGCCGTATTTCAAAGCACTTGCAGAAGATTTGGAAAACAGGATAAAACGGGGCATATTGAAACCCGGAACAAAATTGCCGCCCCAGCGTGAAATTGCGGATTATCTGAATTTGAACTATACAACGATAACCAGAGTCTATGAGATATGCAAAAAGAAAGGCTTGGTCTATGGAGCAGCAGGAAAAGGAACCTTTGTTTCGCCCCATTCTTCGGAAAATATAACGATTACAGCATCCAATCTCACCGATGGATGTATTGAAATGGGGGCTGTAAATGGCTTCAGCGAATATACCGAATTGACGGAAAGGGCTACCCGCGCTGTTGTTGAAAAGGGGTATCTCCGCAATTTGTATGAATACACCCACCCAGCCGGTCAACCTCATCAGCTTGCGGCAGGCATTCGCTGGATGGAGCAGCTGGGAGTGCATACAGACAACGAACATACTGCGATTTTTGCAGGTGCGCAAAATGCCATAACAGTAGCCTTGGTTTCCCTCTTTTCACCCGGAGATAAGATTGCCACCGATCAGTATACCTACTCCAACTTGATTGAGCTTGCTAAATTGCTCCATATCGTTTTAGTCCCCATCAGAGGGGATAAAAATGGAATGTGCCCGGATGATTTAAAAAGACAATGCGGTACCAATAAGATGAAAGGCATCTATCTTATGCCCTCCTGTGCCAATCCGACAACAATCGTAATTTCAAAAGAGCGGCGTGAAGAATTGGCGGCAGTCATCCGAAAGCATCGACTGATTTTGATTGAGGATGATGTCTCTGCGTGGATGCCCACTTCTATCGGAAATATGCTGCCATCTATGTTTGATCTTCTGGCGGGGCAGAGTATTTATATCTGCGGAATGACAAAAAACCTATGCCCCGGCCTCCGGATTGCATACATGACTTTTGCCGAATGTTTTCGTCAGGAAATTCTCCATGGATTATTCAATATCAACGTCAAAACATCTTCTCTTGATGCAGAAATTATAACGGAGCTTATTCTCAATGGTGATGCTTACAAAATTGCGGAACATAAGCATTCTTTAACCGAGAGGGCCTGTGCTCTGTTTGCAAAATATTTTCCCGAGTGCTGGAAAGAACATGGAAAAATCAGCTATTACCAATGGATGCCGATTGAAATAGAGAAGCCGTTCCGTGATATTGAAGAAGATTTCATAAGTCAAGGGATTCGTGTCTATCATTCTGAGCGGTTCGCAGTAGCAAAAAATCAAGGCCATAATTTTCTCCGCGTTACTCTTTGCTCTGCGGGAAGTATGCGGAAACTGGAAAAAGGACTGCAAATCTTAAAAAGTTGCTTAGATTGA
- a CDS encoding PhzF family phenazine biosynthesis protein — protein MKQYVVDAFTDQIFAGNPAAVCVMDKWLSDDIAM, from the coding sequence ATGAAACAGTATGTTGTAGACGCGTTTACCGATCAAATTTTTGCTGGAAATCCCGCCGCTGTCTGTGTCATGGACAAGTGGCTTTCCGATGATATTGCCATGTGA